In Synechococcus sp. KORDI-52, one genomic interval encodes:
- a CDS encoding heme-copper oxidase subunit III, which yields MTSVNPDLKLNHTPGHVKHDGHNMTGFVIFLCSESVIFLAFFAGYAVLKLTAPQWLPDGVEGLEVRMPLINSVVLVSSSFVAYFAERYLHKGNLWGFRAVWLLTMAMGSYFVFGQYLEWSELSFSLSSGVFGGLFYLLTGFHGLHVITGIGLMGLMLARSFVPGNYDKGEMGVAAVSLFWHFVDVIWILLFLLIYVWQ from the coding sequence ATGACCAGTGTCAATCCCGATCTCAAGCTCAATCACACGCCGGGGCATGTGAAGCACGACGGCCACAACATGACCGGGTTCGTGATTTTCCTTTGCTCCGAAAGTGTCATTTTCCTTGCCTTCTTCGCCGGCTATGCAGTGCTGAAGCTGACAGCTCCTCAATGGCTGCCTGACGGAGTGGAAGGGCTGGAGGTGCGCATGCCTCTGATCAACAGCGTGGTGTTGGTGAGCTCCAGTTTCGTGGCCTATTTCGCCGAGCGTTATCTGCACAAGGGCAACCTCTGGGGCTTCCGTGCGGTATGGCTTCTCACCATGGCCATGGGCTCCTACTTCGTTTTTGGCCAATACCTCGAGTGGTCAGAACTCAGCTTCAGCCTCAGCAGCGGCGTGTTCGGGGGACTGTTCTATCTGCTCACAGGCTTTCACGGCCTGCATGTGATCACCGGAATTGGGTTGATGGGCCTGATGTTGGCGCGATCTTTTGTCCCAGGGAACTACGACAAAGGCGAGATGGGCGTCGCTGCAGTGAGCCTGTTCTGGCACTTCGTCGACGTGATCTGGATTCTTCTCTTCCTTCTGATCTACGTGTGGCAGTAA
- a CDS encoding cytochrome c oxidase subunit II: protein MTTSAPKNGPNVGAIVIISIAVAINLVIAKLMATWSYSWFPPQASSAASYVDDLFALETGIGSFIFFGCTGVMGWVLLFNRAGKYDESDGAPIEGNTKLEIIWTIIPLVTVFAIAAYTMNVNMKLQTLGPKHKYAIGSDPTTLVSFDPTAEIGPIDVIARQWSWEFVYPSGVRSSELHLPVDQRVNLRLISQDVLHSFYVPAFRLKQDIIPGSIISYSLTPTKEGRFRLRDAMFSGAYFSQNQTDVIVESEQTYDGWLKATAKQPLQPGLDPGRPLYDRRLSRGDKGWATVPPAPAPMVNDPGDPSLPHDA from the coding sequence ATGACCACATCCGCTCCCAAGAACGGCCCGAACGTCGGCGCCATCGTGATCATCAGCATCGCGGTAGCGATCAATCTGGTGATCGCCAAACTGATGGCCACGTGGTCCTACAGCTGGTTCCCACCCCAGGCCTCCAGCGCAGCCTCTTACGTCGACGATCTGTTCGCCCTGGAGACCGGCATCGGCTCCTTCATCTTCTTCGGCTGCACCGGCGTGATGGGCTGGGTCCTGTTGTTCAACAGAGCCGGCAAATACGACGAGAGCGACGGGGCACCCATCGAGGGAAACACCAAGCTGGAGATCATCTGGACGATCATCCCTCTGGTGACGGTCTTCGCGATCGCCGCCTACACGATGAACGTGAACATGAAGCTTCAGACCCTCGGTCCGAAGCACAAGTACGCCATCGGCAGCGATCCCACCACGCTGGTGAGCTTCGACCCCACGGCCGAAATCGGACCGATTGATGTGATTGCCCGCCAGTGGAGCTGGGAGTTCGTCTACCCCAGCGGCGTGCGCAGTTCTGAACTGCACCTGCCTGTTGATCAACGGGTGAATCTCCGGTTGATCTCGCAAGACGTGCTGCACAGCTTCTATGTGCCGGCCTTCCGGCTGAAGCAGGACATCATTCCCGGCAGCATCATTTCCTACAGCCTCACCCCCACCAAAGAGGGCAGGTTCCGGTTACGGGACGCCATGTTCAGCGGCGCTTACTTCTCCCAGAACCAGACCGACGTCATCGTCGAATCCGAGCAGACCTACGACGGCTGGCTGAAGGCAACAGCCAAACAACCCTTGCAGCCCGGCCTCGATCCAGGACGGCCGCTGTACGACCGACGCCTCAGTCGGGGAGACAAGGGCTGGGCCACGGTGCCGCCAGCTCCTGCCCCGATGGTGAACGACCCCGGCGATCCCTCCCTCCCCCACGACGCCTGA
- a CDS encoding GMC oxidoreductase has product MIIDDNHYDVIVIGSGAGGGTLAGALSCQGKSVLVLERGGAMALEDQNVADVDLFRKDRYHPKSERWFGPDGDPFAPQTTYARGGNTKIWGAVLERMREQDFSEIALQDGISPAWPLEYDALAPYYQQAEQLYRVHGKAGVDPTEPSRKGDFLAPPKPIEPFLEPLRSALQRQGCQPYDIPISWSDDADDPSGDSQLFGLQVADPKRLTVRDNARVLRLHVNPSGRAIRGVEAEVNGDAWLFSGDVVVLAAGAINTPAILMRSENAHHPKGISNGSDQVGRNLMNLQLTSILQLATERNSGRYGRSLGINDYYWGDKNVRFPLGHIQAAGGVLQDALFAESPPVLSLVTKLIPDFGLERLASRSVAWWAMTEVRPDPHNKVWLNNEQIRINYIPNNREAHDRLVYRWIDTLKEVENDPMTQVVMKAPTHARGEAPLSVVGFGCGTCRMGEDAASSVVDPQGKCHELENLYIADSSVFPSCPSVGPGLTVIALALRLADHLS; this is encoded by the coding sequence ATGATCATCGACGACAACCATTACGACGTCATCGTTATCGGCAGTGGTGCAGGAGGGGGAACGCTGGCGGGAGCCCTGAGCTGTCAAGGCAAGAGCGTGCTGGTGCTGGAGCGGGGCGGAGCGATGGCCCTCGAAGACCAAAACGTCGCCGACGTGGATCTGTTCCGCAAAGATCGCTATCACCCCAAAAGTGAGCGCTGGTTCGGCCCCGACGGCGATCCCTTTGCTCCGCAAACCACCTACGCGCGCGGTGGCAACACCAAGATCTGGGGCGCAGTTCTGGAACGGATGCGTGAACAGGATTTCAGCGAAATTGCTCTTCAGGACGGCATCTCACCGGCATGGCCCCTGGAGTACGACGCGCTGGCGCCCTACTACCAACAAGCCGAACAGCTGTATCGGGTTCACGGCAAGGCAGGCGTGGATCCCACCGAACCCAGCCGCAAGGGAGATTTCCTGGCACCGCCCAAGCCGATCGAACCCTTTCTCGAACCCCTGCGAAGCGCCCTACAGCGGCAGGGCTGTCAGCCTTATGACATCCCGATCAGCTGGTCGGACGATGCGGACGATCCCAGCGGTGATTCCCAGCTGTTTGGACTGCAGGTGGCTGACCCAAAACGGCTCACTGTGCGGGACAACGCTCGGGTGTTGCGCTTGCACGTGAATCCCAGTGGCCGAGCCATTCGGGGCGTGGAAGCGGAGGTGAACGGCGATGCCTGGTTGTTCAGCGGAGACGTGGTGGTGCTCGCCGCAGGGGCGATCAACACCCCTGCCATCTTGATGCGCTCAGAAAATGCCCACCATCCCAAAGGCATCAGCAACGGATCCGATCAGGTGGGCCGGAATCTGATGAATCTGCAGCTCACCTCAATCCTGCAGCTGGCCACGGAACGCAACAGCGGCCGCTACGGGCGTTCTCTGGGTATCAACGACTACTACTGGGGAGACAAGAACGTCAGGTTCCCCCTGGGGCACATTCAGGCCGCCGGTGGCGTGCTGCAGGACGCGCTCTTCGCCGAGTCACCACCGGTTCTCTCACTGGTCACCAAGCTGATCCCCGATTTCGGATTGGAGCGCCTGGCCTCCCGCTCGGTGGCCTGGTGGGCCATGACCGAAGTGCGCCCGGATCCCCACAACAAGGTGTGGCTCAACAATGAGCAGATCCGGATCAACTACATCCCCAACAACCGCGAAGCCCACGACCGGCTGGTGTATCGCTGGATCGACACCCTCAAGGAGGTGGAAAACGACCCGATGACGCAAGTGGTGATGAAAGCGCCCACCCATGCCCGTGGTGAGGCCCCTCTCAGTGTTGTTGGCTTTGGCTGCGGCACCTGCCGCATGGGTGAAGACGCCGCCAGTTCTGTGGTGGACCCTCAGGGCAAATGCCATGAACTCGAGAACCTCTACATCGCCGACAGCAGCGTTTTTCCCAGTTGCCCAAGCGTTGGCCCTGGCCTCACCGTGATCGCCCTGGCGCTGCGGCTTGCCGATCACCTGTCCTGA
- the gorA gene encoding glutathione-disulfide reductase, with product MGADLDLIVLGAGSGGLAAAKRAASHGARVAIVEGDRVGGTCVIRGCVPKKLLVYGAQARHQLEDASAYGLQIQSARSDVPDLLRRVRAEVDRLNALHLGFLDKAGVQLISGWGRFTAADRIGLSDRRGGPVQQELAAPRFLVAVGGRPARPEIPGLEHTWVSDDMFLLEDVPAAVVVVGAGFIACEFACILRGLGVAVTQVVRGPRLLRGFDAELADAVLDGMRDQGIEVLLEQTVAAVEGNPGALTARLGDGQSLDCGGVLMATGRRPWLADLGLEAAGVAVDNGRIKVDANSCTSVPHIHAVGDVTDRVNLTPVAIDEGRAFADSVYGSRQRQVNHDLVASAVFSDPELATVGLSEEQAIDQHGEDGVVVHRARFRSMARALPGSGPRCLLKLVVAKQTDQVLGCHMVGEHAAEIIQMAAIAVGMGATKADFDRTMALHPSVSEEFVTM from the coding sequence ATGGGTGCTGATCTGGATCTGATTGTTCTCGGGGCAGGGTCCGGTGGACTTGCCGCTGCAAAACGCGCTGCCAGCCATGGGGCTCGTGTCGCGATCGTGGAGGGAGATCGCGTCGGAGGCACCTGCGTGATCCGGGGCTGTGTTCCCAAGAAGCTTTTGGTGTACGGCGCCCAGGCCCGCCATCAACTGGAGGATGCTTCGGCCTACGGACTGCAGATTCAATCTGCGCGTTCCGATGTGCCTGATCTCTTGCGTCGGGTGCGCGCCGAGGTGGATCGGCTCAATGCACTCCACCTGGGATTTCTGGACAAGGCCGGCGTGCAGTTGATCTCCGGCTGGGGGCGCTTCACGGCAGCCGACCGCATCGGCCTTTCCGACCGACGTGGCGGGCCTGTTCAACAGGAGCTTGCAGCCCCGCGGTTCCTGGTGGCGGTGGGTGGCCGTCCGGCCCGGCCGGAGATCCCAGGCCTTGAACACACCTGGGTCAGTGACGACATGTTCCTGCTCGAAGATGTTCCTGCCGCGGTGGTGGTGGTGGGCGCAGGCTTCATTGCCTGTGAATTTGCCTGCATCCTGCGGGGCCTTGGTGTTGCGGTCACCCAGGTGGTGCGGGGGCCTCGGCTGCTGCGCGGCTTTGATGCCGAGTTGGCGGATGCCGTGCTGGATGGCATGCGTGATCAGGGCATTGAGGTGCTGTTGGAGCAGACGGTGGCGGCTGTGGAGGGGAATCCCGGGGCGCTAACGGCGCGGCTGGGGGATGGTCAGTCCCTTGATTGCGGGGGGGTGTTGATGGCCACTGGCCGTCGCCCCTGGCTTGCGGATCTGGGTCTGGAGGCTGCTGGTGTTGCGGTCGATAACGGGCGGATCAAGGTCGATGCCAACTCCTGCACCTCGGTTCCCCATATTCATGCCGTCGGTGATGTCACCGATCGGGTCAACCTCACCCCTGTGGCCATTGATGAAGGTCGTGCTTTCGCCGACAGCGTCTACGGTTCGCGTCAGCGCCAGGTGAACCACGATCTGGTGGCCAGTGCCGTGTTCAGCGATCCAGAGCTGGCGACCGTTGGCCTATCTGAAGAGCAGGCCATCGATCAGCATGGTGAGGACGGCGTTGTTGTTCATCGTGCCCGCTTCCGTTCGATGGCACGGGCGCTGCCAGGCTCAGGTCCTCGCTGTCTGCTCAAGCTCGTGGTGGCGAAGCAAACCGATCAGGTGCTGGGCTGCCACATGGTGGGAGAGCATGCGGCTGAAATCATTCAGATGGCGGCGATTGCGGTTGGGATGGGCGCCACCAAAGCGGATTTTGATCGCACCATGGCCCTGCATCCCTCCGTGTCCGAAGAGTTTGTGACGATGTAA
- a CDS encoding cbb3-type cytochrome c oxidase subunit I, which produces MTSTNYDPRILKAPHPVPGAPDNWKRFFSFNTDAKVIGIQYIATSLFFLLVGGLLAMIVRGELITPPADLVDPTVYNGLYTMHGTVMLFLFLFPILNGFNNLLIPTMIGAPDMAFPKLNAAAFWLVPVFATVLMGSFFAPGGPASSGWWSYPPMSLQNPLGHFINGEFLWILAVALSGISSIMGAINFVTTIIRMRAPGMGFFKMPVYVWTAWAAQTIQLVGLPALTGGAVMLLFDLSFGTSFFRPEGGGDPVLFQHFFWFYSHPAVYVLVLPVFGIFSELFPVYARKPLFGYRFVALASFGITFLSLIVWAHHMFYTGTPNWMRHVFMFTTMLIAVPTGVKVFAWLGTLWRGNLRLNTPMLFCLGGLFNFIFAGITGVMLATVPIDIHVGNTYFVVAHFHYVIFNTIAFGVFAGIYHWFPKFTGRMYYEGLGKVHFGLTFIGATLNWLPLHWAGLLGMPRRVASYDPEFAIWNVIASIGAFMLGVASIPFILNMVSSWARGPQAPPNPWRAIGLEWLLPSPPPAENFEDDIPTVISEPYGYGLGHPLVEDEEFYVRRSQEA; this is translated from the coding sequence ATGACCTCCACGAACTACGACCCGCGCATCCTCAAGGCCCCCCACCCGGTCCCCGGTGCCCCGGACAACTGGAAGCGCTTCTTCAGTTTCAACACCGATGCCAAGGTGATCGGCATCCAATACATCGCCACGTCACTCTTTTTCCTTCTGGTGGGAGGACTGCTGGCCATGATCGTGCGCGGTGAGCTGATCACACCACCGGCAGATCTGGTGGATCCCACCGTCTACAACGGCCTGTACACCATGCACGGAACAGTGATGCTGTTCCTGTTCCTCTTCCCGATCCTCAACGGCTTCAACAACCTGTTGATCCCCACAATGATCGGCGCGCCAGACATGGCGTTTCCGAAGCTGAACGCGGCAGCTTTCTGGCTGGTGCCGGTGTTCGCCACGGTGCTGATGGGGAGCTTCTTCGCCCCCGGTGGACCGGCATCTTCGGGCTGGTGGTCCTACCCACCGATGAGTCTTCAGAACCCGCTTGGACACTTCATCAATGGTGAATTCCTCTGGATCCTGGCGGTGGCTCTGTCGGGCATCTCTTCGATCATGGGTGCCATCAATTTCGTGACGACGATCATCCGTATGCGGGCCCCGGGCATGGGATTTTTCAAAATGCCGGTGTATGTCTGGACCGCCTGGGCTGCCCAGACCATCCAACTGGTGGGACTGCCTGCCCTCACCGGTGGTGCGGTGATGCTGCTGTTCGACCTCAGCTTTGGCACGAGCTTTTTCCGGCCTGAAGGTGGGGGAGATCCGGTGCTGTTCCAGCACTTCTTCTGGTTCTATTCCCACCCCGCCGTGTACGTGCTGGTGCTTCCGGTGTTCGGCATCTTCTCCGAACTGTTCCCGGTGTACGCCCGAAAGCCTTTGTTCGGCTACCGCTTCGTGGCGCTCGCCTCCTTCGGCATCACCTTCCTCAGTCTGATCGTGTGGGCCCACCACATGTTCTACACCGGCACGCCGAACTGGATGCGCCATGTCTTCATGTTCACCACAATGCTGATCGCCGTTCCCACCGGGGTGAAGGTGTTCGCCTGGCTGGGAACGCTCTGGCGAGGCAATCTTCGCCTCAACACGCCGATGCTGTTCTGTCTCGGTGGCCTGTTCAACTTCATCTTCGCGGGGATCACGGGGGTGATGCTGGCCACCGTGCCGATCGACATTCATGTGGGCAACACCTACTTCGTGGTGGCCCACTTCCACTATGTGATCTTCAACACGATCGCCTTTGGTGTGTTCGCCGGCATCTATCACTGGTTCCCCAAATTCACAGGCCGGATGTACTACGAAGGCTTGGGCAAAGTGCACTTTGGGCTCACCTTCATCGGGGCCACCCTCAATTGGCTCCCTTTGCACTGGGCTGGGCTGCTGGGAATGCCGCGTCGTGTGGCCTCCTATGACCCGGAATTCGCCATCTGGAACGTGATCGCCAGCATCGGGGCATTCATGCTCGGTGTCGCTTCGATCCCCTTCATTCTCAACATGGTGAGTTCCTGGGCCCGGGGGCCGCAGGCACCCCCCAACCCCTGGCGAGCCATCGGACTGGAATGGCTGCTGCCCTCGCCGCCACCTGCCGAAAACTTCGAGGACGACATCCCCACAGTGATCAGTGAGCCCTACGGCTACGGGCTGGGTCACCCCCTCGTTGAGGACGAGGAGTTCTACGTGCGCCGTTCCCAGGAGGCCTGA